The DNA window TCTAGGGACAGTATCGGACGTAAAGGCGATCAAATCGGGCTCCTTGCCCGGGACAGCAGCAGATAGGATCTTCTCAGGGCCAAGGGCAGCACGAAGCTCTTGTAGGAGGGAAACAAAAGCCTCGATCTCCCATTCGCGCTCAGAATTAGGGATCTCTTTGTAATCGTCACGATTTCCGCTGTTCTCATTCAGTACATCTTCAGTAGTATTATCAGATTTGCTCACCCTGGGTATTCCCAATCAATGTCGATTCCATCAGCCTCTGTCACTGCTAACATAGCTGCGACTTGACCTGCCCAACGCTTTCTGGAAAAATCGGTCCTGGCAGCTTCTTCAAAGCCTTTGGTATCACCCCATCCTCCAATAGCTATCATTACTTTGGCGTGCTGGGGAACGCGGGCGCGGACATCTGAGACTGAGGTAAACATTGGGTAGTCACCAGGCTGCTCGTCAACGTTGAAAAATTCGGAACGCATAAAAGCAATGACGACGTGAGAAGCATCTTCGAAATTTTGTTTGGTTGGAAGGACATCGTGTTGACTAGAGTGTCGCCATATGGTCAGTGGTGGTGATCTTCAAGTCTTGATATAAGCATAGACATACCCAGTAAGGTACATGATACAACGAAATGGCTCCGCGCTGGACGCCGCAGTTGCCATTAccaaaagagcaagaagccAAGCGATAGAATTCTTCAAGAAATGCATTTTGGGTTACTTGGATGATGTTGAAAAGTTGACGTTGACAGTTGTTGGATGGAGCAGTGATTTTAAGTTACCTCGCACCTGCATCTGCGGGTCGATAACTGCAACGGCCCGCCGCCGCCTTCCAAAACaacaggtaggtactaaccaAGGCACTGCAAACCTTGTTGGATTCAATTGCTCGCGAATTAATGTATATTTGATTG is part of the Fusarium poae strain DAOMC 252244 chromosome 4, whole genome shotgun sequence genome and encodes:
- a CDS encoding hypothetical protein (SECRETED:SignalP(1-23)~BUSCO:35569at5125~CAZy:GH18); the protein is MHFLKNSIAWLLALLVMATAASSAEPFRCIMYLTGQHDVLPTKQNFEDASHVVIAFMRSEFFNVDEQPGDYPMFTSVSDVRARVPQHAKVMIAIGGWGDTKGFEEAARTDFSRKRWAGQVAAMLAVTEADGIDIDWEYPGGNRDDYKEIPNSEREWEIEAFVSLLQELRAALGPEKILSAAVPGKEPDLIAFTSDTVPRIMKEVNFLNIMSYEMMNRRDNATMHHSGVENSQEALQRYIDRGASPSRVNLGLGYYVKWYMTEKCDPAKPVGCPTPILEDPETGADLGKTGGFSWHDEVPEDVAQSFSRARSDGKYDVDGSYYYWDEQELRWWSFDTKRSIQTKFEHIVPQLKLGGVFAWGIGEDAPDFEHFLATAEEVRKIREGDGVKDEL